The window tatagatttaaatattattaaatcaaaatttgtttttaattatatataaaaatattactgatattttttaaattaataaattagtgattcaattaaaaattattaataaatcaaagactaagctaaaacctaataaaaacatgacaaataagtcAAATTGACAAATAAGACAAATAAGTCAAGTAGAGCGGATCTACCCAGATAGGGAACGACCACCATTATTGATGGGACCAACAGTTGATGCTCTGAAGGCTTTTTGTTGGAAAATCCGGTGTccaccaaaaataaaacatttcctTTGGCAATTGGTATCAGGGTGTGTAGCAGTTAAGAAGAATCTGAAGGCGCGAGGGATGCAAGGTGAGATTTGTTGTGCAAGATGTGGAGCGGAGGAGGAGTCGATTAACCATGTATTTTtcgaatgtcctccagcacttCAGGTTTGGGCTCTTTCAAAGATACCAACAAATCCAGTCATTTTCCCAACGAGTTCTCTTTTTACgaatatggatcatcttttttggaggGTTGTTCCAcagatggaggatcatcagtttgcttggatactatggtatatttggaaaggaaGAAACAATAAGGTTTTTAGCAATTTGGATATGGATCCTAAGGATACTCTAAAACTGGCAGAAACGGAATCTATACTCTGGGCAGAGGCACAAGTTTTGAATGAACAGAAAATGGGAACTCAGATACAGGTTACGTCCCTTCCGTCAATTTCCGGAcgatggtgttttacagatggATCATGGAAAGAGGGTGATATTTTCTCTGGTCAGGGTTGGTTCAGTACATTAGAAGGATTTGAGGGGTTGATGGGAGCAAGGAATGTACGGGCCTCTCTAACACCATTACATGCAGAGATGGAAGCGCTACTATGGGCTATGGAATGTATGAGAAACTTACgacaatttcaggttacgtttgcaacggattattctcaattggtgaagatggtttcagcaccagaagaatggcctgcttttgcaagttatttggaagatatcaagagtCTGAAAGAGAGTTTCATACGATCAGAGATTATTCATGTGCCAAGAACGCAAAATACAAAGGCGGATAACCTAGCACGCAGTGTCAGGACACAaacgtctttcgtcgttcacatggatcaacatCTCCCAGTGTGGTTTACagggtcaatatgagtctgtaatgttgtcgacaaaaaaaaaaaaaaaagagactaaaATCATGttaaacatgacaaataagcaaaattaactaaaatcataGAAATCGTGACAAATAAGCTAAATCACttcacaaataatagtatagatatcattttattatttgtatatcATGTAGAATGTTACgccgtcaaaaaaaaaagccatGAGAATGttacaattttatattttgaaagttaTTCAATAACATGAATGGAATCAAGGAAAATCAATAGAGAAACAACCGAAAAGACAACATAGGTGTAACGACCCAATTTCCAGCCCAGTCACTTTGGCCCGCCAGAGCCCGTTAGTGTTGCAGGAAGCCCTTGGTGAGTCCAATATATAAACCATTATTGCCATTATTTTATTCCCCAGAAACCCTAAACATTGTAACTCTACAGAGATTGAGCCGTCACTCACATCTGAGATCGTACCGCCGCCACCACCACGTCCAGAGCCGAGATCGACCAGTCCACCGCCGATCCCAGCCGAAGGTAACCGGAAATCGCCCTTTCCGATTTGTTTTTAAAACGGCCGTTCATTCAATCGATCATAACTCACTAACCGTTTGGAATCTCGTGATTTCAAGACAACCATCGTGATCGTGACGTCGAGACGAGTCCGGACAAGGAAGATCAGCCGGAGAGTGGCTCAGACGCGCCGTCACGCGCCGCATTTGTCCCGCAACTTTCCGCGCGTGTAGCTCACGCGCCACCGCCGTCCGTCACACCCGCCGCTTCCCGTCGCCGCCGTTGATTCCGGTAAGCCGCCGTCCCTTTTCAGCCGCCGGTGACTCGGCCGTTGACTCGGTCGTGACTCGGTAAATCGGCCGAGTCGACTCAGCGAGTCAACACAGGTCCGGTCAACCGGTTAGGTTAattgattttggtttggtttaggcTAACCGGTTATTTAATAAATCGATTTCTGATTTAAATTAATTGAATTGGTTAAGTTAAACCGGCGgttaaaaattgatttaaattcGGCTATGGAAAACCGATTTGGTCTAATTGAAATCGATTTTGGTTTGGATAAACCGATTGGTTCAATTCGATTTCAATTTGGTCAAGGGTTGACCGGCTTGGGTCAGAGTTGACCGGGTTGACCTTTGACCAGCGGGTTGACTTTTAGACCAGATCGCCGGTTATCCATTTTTAACCGTTCGAAGGGCGTTCTGACTTGATTTTTCGCCCCGATTTCAGATTTGGAGTCTGTTTGAGCAGTTGGAGTTCATAGCTACTACTTTTCCATATTGCTAAGGTGAGGGCCTTTTCCCGAGCTTCTCTTACACGGCTTAGGACCtcgaataagtataatttatttctaatgtGTTTCGTCTGTGTGAAATCGAGTCTGTCATTGCTTGTTTAGTTATAGGCTCTTTGCTTAAACCGGAACTAGGGTGTTAGATGGTTCAACAGTGCTTGTTCATTTataattgataatatatatgtatataatatattgagATGCTTTGGATGCTAGCCGACCATGGAGACGTAATTCTATGTGTCGGCCGGAGCCCAGTACATTGGGTGTGGTGTATGCTGCGGCACAGCTTAGTCGACCTGTTGTGCCAAGGCTTCGAGGTCGATAAATCGTCTACGGGCGTGTGTTACCGAGCACGTATTCGGTGGTGTtttggcctgttagtgggcAGCTTATTTGATCTCTGGGTACTTTAGGTACCGTGTTTTGTAACGTATTaggattaaattatatttattcggagtgCTCTGTCCGGGTCCTTGGACTTCGGGTTTAGTATCCCCATACCTCACTGGGTAACTCACCTGTTACTCACCCCTCATTTGCCCCCATGCAGGTGAGACTGACGACTAGGAGATTGATCGGACAGCTGGTGCTTTTAGGCGTTttcctttattttatttatcagacttatatttattatttcgacGATTATTTCAGTTATTTCGACTATGGGATTTATGGATTTATTTCgttatttatatgaaagtcGACTTTCAGACCTTTTTACGGATTTGAGATATGAATTGTTGATTAGTAGCACGCCGGGCTCGAGTGTTAAAGAGACGGGTGTTacaatttggtatcagagccgagTTGTGTCTCGGCCCTGACCCGGGACGCCGGTTAGGGGACctgattttcaaatttttttaagttttcaacGGTTTTCAAAACTTAGAAGCACCTCTCTGTTCGGTTATTTTTCAGAAATCGTTAATGTCCCGCTTTAACAGAAATTAATCGTTTCGTCCATTATCTTTTCAGATGCCACCAAGAAAGGGAACTAAGCGTACTCACACCGTTAGGGTCAGAGCTGATGCTCGGGAAGTTGTGGATGAGCAGGGTCCTGCAGGAGGTGTTCAGGCAGAGGGTGTGCAGCCTGCAGCCCCACAGTTTGATCAGGCTGCGCTCATGCAGATTGTTCAGCAGGCAGCTACCCAGGCTGCTCAGGCTGCTATCCAACAGGTTACGCAGGAAGCTACTCGTGTAGCTGCACAAGATGCTGCCCGTGTAGCTGCACAGGAGGTTGCCCGTCAGTTGGCTGCTGGTCAGCAGGTTCCACCGCAGCAGATTCCACCACAGCAGATTCCACCGCAGCAGATTCCACCTCAGCAGGTTCCACCGCAGCAGATTCCACCGCAGCAGATTCCACCTCAGGTTCCTGTGCAGGGGGTTCCAGGACAGCAGCTTCCTCAGGGTTTGCAGCCACCAATACCACCACCTCCACCTTTACCGGTTTACCGGGTATATGATGAGAGATTTTACAGACTCACGACTCAGATGCGGAACATGGATATGGAGCATTTTGGGGGAACAGTGGATGCTACAGTTGCATATGATTGGAAGCTTGGTCTGCAACGGAAATTGGAGATTATTGAGTGTCCACCAGAGGTTTCACTTAGGTTGGC of the Brassica rapa cultivar Chiifu-401-42 chromosome A03, CAAS_Brap_v3.01, whole genome shotgun sequence genome contains:
- the LOC117132790 gene encoding uncharacterized protein LOC117132790, encoding MGPTVDALKAFCWKIRCPPKIKHFLWQLVSGCVAVKKNLKARGMQGEICCARCGAEEESINHVFFECPPALQVWALSKIPTNPVIFPTSSLFTNMDHLFWRVVPQMEDHQFAWILWYIWKGRNNKVFSNLDMDPKDTLKLAETESILWAEAQVLNEQKMGTQIQVTSLPSISGRWCFTDGSWKEGDIFSGQGWFSTLEGFEGLMGARNVRASLTPLHAEMEALLWAMECMRNLRQFQVTFATDYSQLVKMVSAPEEWPAFASYLEDIKSLKESFIRSEIIHVPRTQNTKADNLARSVRTQTSFVVHMDQHLPVWFTGSI